The Synechococcales cyanobacterium T60_A2020_003 genome contains a region encoding:
- a CDS encoding amino acid ABC transporter permease: protein MDLDFAKIVPNIPYILGGIWVTLSFTLVSAFFGFIWATFLSLFKISKFKPLKWFADFYTSIFRGTPLILQLAIIYFSTPQLIGYAIPPFQAGVITFSLNSAAYASETIRGGIMAVDKGQREAALTMGVGYPMMMRDIILPQAFKNILPSLVNESIALLKDSSLVSTVGALDLMRRGQVVAAEKFIYFEPLIFVGLIYYVMVTGLTFLAQKLERSMRKSD from the coding sequence ATGGATCTCGATTTTGCAAAAATTGTGCCCAATATTCCCTACATCCTAGGCGGTATCTGGGTCACCCTATCATTCACCCTCGTTTCAGCCTTTTTTGGATTCATCTGGGCCACTTTCTTATCCCTTTTTAAGATCTCCAAATTCAAACCCCTCAAGTGGTTTGCAGACTTCTACACTTCCATCTTTCGAGGAACACCGCTGATTTTACAGTTGGCGATCATCTACTTCTCGACGCCCCAGCTCATAGGGTATGCCATTCCCCCCTTTCAAGCAGGTGTAATCACCTTTTCCCTGAACTCCGCCGCCTACGCCTCTGAGACGATTCGGGGCGGTATTATGGCAGTAGATAAAGGTCAGCGAGAGGCAGCCCTGACCATGGGAGTGGGCTATCCCATGATGATGAGGGACATTATTCTGCCCCAAGCCTTTAAGAACATTCTGCCGTCGCTTGTGAACGAAAGTATTGCGCTACTCAAAGATTCGTCCTTGGTGTCTACCGTGGGTGCGCTGGATTTGATGCGGAGAGGTCAAGTTGTAGCCGCAGAAAAGTTTATTTATTTTGAACCCCTCATTTTCGTGGGCTTAATTTATTACGTGATGGTGACAGGACTTACGTTCCTAGCTCAAAAACTTGAAAGGAGTATGCGGAAAAGTGATTAG